A genomic stretch from Lathyrus oleraceus cultivar Zhongwan6 chromosome 2, CAAS_Psat_ZW6_1.0, whole genome shotgun sequence includes:
- the LOC127118741 gene encoding DEAD-box ATP-dependent RNA helicase 36, which yields MEKSQHVVDENFPLFKPSLKPSINPPPATTIIPQNDVVTHENPNSITENTATFSELGLSEWAVKTCKELRMLKPRRVQQYCIPKILEGRHVIGIDETGSGKTAAFALPILQRLAEHPFGVFALVVTPTRELAFQLAEQFRALGSSLRLRIALIVGGMDMLRQTKELVARPHLVIATPGRINVLLKDNPEIAPVFSRTKFLVLDEADRVLDVGFQDELKFIFQCLPESRQNLFFSATTTSNLQKLRERYQDKLYAFEAYEGFKTVEKLTQQAVFIPKKVKDVYLLHILSKMKDMGVRSAIVFVSTCRDCHRLNLMLEVLDQEAAALYSFRSQAQRLEALHEFKSGKVPILLATDVAGRGLDIPTVDLVINYDVPRIPRDYIHRVGRTARAGRGGLALSLVTQNDVDLIREIEALIKRQLDMIEYKENEVLSLMKKVFSAKNVAKMKMIDDGFEEKAKERKKQKLKMLEEKGLLKQRGKRKRNKEFSKKGNKHEKVEVDASADIASLKKRSKKRQ from the exons ATGGAGAAATCACAACACGTAGTAGACGAAAACTTCCCACTCTTCAAACCATCTCTCAAGCCCTCCATAAATCCTCCCCCCGCCACTACTATTATCCCTCAAAACGACGTGGTTACCCATGAAAACCCTAACTCCATCACCGAAAACACCGCCACGTTCTCCGAGCTCGGACTCTCTGAATGGGCGGTGAAGACTTGCAAGGAACTCAGAATGTTAAAGCCACGCCGAGTGCAGCAGTACTGCATCCCGAAGATTCTAGAAGGCCGTCATGTAATTGGAATCGACGAGACTGGTAGTGGTAAAACAGCGGCGTTTGCGCTTCCTATACTCCAGCGTCTGGCTGAGCATCCGTTTGGTGTGTTTGCCCTCGTGGTGACGCCCACTCGCGAGCTTGCGTTTCAGCTGGCGGAGCAGTTTCGTGCCCTTGGTTCCTCGCTTCGCCTCCGTATTGCCTTGATTGTCGGTGGTATGGATATGCTTAGACAGACTAAAGAGTTGGTCGCCAGGCCACACCTTGTTATCGCCACTCCCGGAAGGATCAATGTTTTGCTCAAGGATAATCCTGAAATCGCTCCTGTTTTCTCCAGGACTAAG TTTCTTGTCTTGGATGAAGCAGATCGAGTCCTGGATGTTGGGTTTCAGGACGAATTGAAATTTATCTTTCAGTGCTTACCAGAAAGCCGTCAAAACCTATTCTTTTCTGCAACCACAACTAGTAATTTGCAAAAGTTGCGCGAGCGTTATCAAGATAAGCTGTATGCCTTCGAGGCTTATGAAGGGTTTAAGACAGTTGAAAAGCTTACTCAACAAGCTGTATTCATCCCTAAAAAGGTGAAGGATGTATATTTGTTGCATATCTTGTCTAAAATGAAAGATATGGGAGTTCGGTCTGCCATTGTCTTTGTCTCCACTTGCAG AGATTGCCATCGTTTAAATTTAATGCTGGAAGTGCTTGATCAAGAAGCTGCAGCTCTGTATTCATTCAGATCACAGGCTCAGAGGCTTGAAGCACTTCATGAATTTAAATCAGGAAAGGTTCCTATATTACTAGCAACTGATGTTGCTGGCCGCGGTTTGGATATTCCTACAGTTGACCTTGTTATTAATTATGATGTTCCAAG GATTCCACGGGATTATATCCACCGTGTTGGTCGTACTGCAAGAGCAGGTAGAGGGGGACTTGCTTTGAGCCTTGTCACCCAG AATGATGTTGATCTCATTCGTGAAATAGAGGCCCTTATCAAAAGGCAACTTGATATGATTGAATACAAGGAAAATGAGGTGCTTTCTCTCATGAAAAAG GTTTTCAGTGCTAAAAATGTTGCAAAAATGAAAATGATAGATGATGGGTTTGAAGAGAAAGCAAAAGAGAGGAAAAAACAGAAACTGAAAATGCTAGAAGAAAAAGGACTATTAAAACAAAGAggtaaaagaaaaagaaataaagaatTTTCAAAGAAAGGAAATAAACATGAAAAAGTGGAAGTGGATGCTTCAGCAGATATAGCATCACTAAAGAAAAGGAGTAAGAAGAGACAGTAA
- the LOC127118742 gene encoding cytochrome c oxidase subunit 6b-1, whose translation MAETADKSQTLAEQYYVKDKQEKVEVVEKPVAVEAVEKPVVVEEVEKPKEATSEEAVVEKAEENTLEPSSETVVEESKLEPSSETVVEESNLEPSSETVVEESSGDQEEAEEKPEIKLETAPIDFRFPTTNQTRHCFTRYIEYHRCVAAKGDDAQECDKFAKYYRALCPGEWVDRWNEQRENGTFPGPL comes from the exons ATGGCGGAAACTGCCGACAAATCTCAAACTCTCGCGGAG CAATACTATGTGAAGGACAAACAAGAGAAAGTAGAGGTAGTTGAAAAGCCTGTTGCAGTCGAGGCAGTTGAAAAACCTGTTGTTGTCGAGGAAGTTGAAAAGCCAAAGGAGGCTACTTCCGAGGAAGCTGTTGTTGAGAAAGCTGAAGAAAACACTCTAGAGCCAAGCAGTGAAACTGTTGTCGAAGAAAGCAAACTAGAGCCAAGCAGTGAAACTGTTGTCGAAGAAAGCAATCTAGAGCCAAGCAGTGAAACTGTTGTCGAAGAAAGTTCTGGTGATCAAGAGGAAGCTGAAGAGAAACCTGAAATTAAG CTAGAGACTGCTCCAATAGATTTCCGTTTTCCAACTACCAATCAAACAAGGCATTGCTTCACCCGTTACATTGAATATCATCG ATGTGTAGCTGCAAAGGGAGATGATGCACAAGAATGTGATAAGTTTGCCAAGTATTATCGTGCTCTTTGCCCTGGCGAATGG GTTGACAGATGGAACGAGCAACGCGAGAATGGAACATTTCCAGGCCCGCTGTAG